The Negativicutes bacterium genomic interval ATCACTAATAGCCAATCTACATTAGCATCAAGGCCTAAAAAAAGAATCGGTACTACACTATAAAGGGCAATTAAACTTAAGCCCGACTCAAAAAAGACCCTCAGCATACTTAACGGTGCGGCCGACAACAATAATACTGCGGCTCTTAAGTCTCGATAAAAGGCATACACACTCCGGCGTCTTTGATAACTAAAGCGCTTTGTTAATTTCAGCACCAAATAGCTAGGTAGCGTCGTTTTAAAAGCTCCGACCAATAACATTATTCCAATAATTACAACAATAGAAATAATAGTTAATTGTTCTTGGGACAGCCATGGCAACAAATTATTGTCAAAGTAAAAAATTATTGGCATACAACATAATAAGAAAAAAATAGAAACCAACGTCCGAACAATAACAAAAACCGTAGCTTTTCCCGTTGGTATGCCAGCTTTGCGCAGAAAGATTAATTGCGCAACAGCTCCACCCGTAGCACCAGGGGTTAACAATGCTAAAAAATAGTTGCCAAAAACAACCTGAACAGCTTGACTAAACTTAATATCTTCGTTGGATATTCTAACCAAATGCATTAATCTAGTCCCATCCAAAATTAAGCCAATCGCCAAGACTAATATCGCTGCAAAAATCGACCAAGGCTTAAAGGAATATAAATTGCTAAAAGTGTTTATGTCTACTGTGAAATATATAACTGAACCCGATATGATGCCAATGAGCATTATCAGACAAAAAATCCGTTTGTAAAATTTATTCATTAACTAAATCTCCAAAAGAAATAAGTTCGATTTTTTGTGCTTTAATTTCTTTTTTAATTCTTTCACTAAGCAATGCCTTCAATTCATCTTGCCAGCAATAATCCCAATAATAATGCTTCTTCATTTCAAAATCGCTTTCGGCAGGATGCATCATGATTTCCGTAATACCAGCAGGAAGATTTTTTATAATCTGCAATAAATACTCTTCCTTCATATTTCCTCCGGCTAGCATTCCAAAAAAATGGTCCGGCATAAAGAGCTTTTTACCAATTTTAAGTCGAGCCATTTTCGCTAAGATTGACAATCCTGTGCGTCCAATCATGCGATTAACAGTCCATGGATAACCACCGGTAAAAAACAACGCTTCGTCCGGAATTCTAATACTTTTTATATTATACTCTTGCGCTAACTGCAAAACGATATCAGTAATTTTCGGTAAAATATGTAAGTGTTGATGGCTATCTAAATGGGTTATTGTAATCCCAGTTTTTTGAACTGCTTTTATTTGGGCTGACAACTCAGCATAAACTTCTTGATAATTTATTTCATTATTAAGCATTTTTTTTATAAACTCAAGATAATTGTTGTGAAATAAATTCTTTGTAGTTATTAAACTTTTTACCTTTGCTATCGGTAAAATCGGTCTTTCATGTACTAGTGTTAAATGAACTCCAATGCCGATTTTTTTGTTTAATATTGCCATTTTAACAGCCTCGTCAAAAAAAGCTCCACTAGGAATAATAGAAGTACTTGTTAAAACTCCTTCTTCACTAGCAGTTATAATACCTTTGTTTACCGAATGATGCAAAGCAAAGTCATCAGCATTTATTATTAATTTCTTCATCTTAGCTCCTAAACCTAATCAATAAACTCTACGTGACTGGCATAAGCACTATGATTATGAATTGACTCGTAATTTTCGCACTCTATTTCAAACCAAACTAAACTTTGTAAAGTTCTAAAGCTTAATACCAAATCTCGTAAAATATCTTCTACAAATTTTGGGTTGTTATATGCAAATTCTGTAACATACTTTTCATCTTCGCGCTTTAATAGGGGATAAATAGGACAGCTAGCTTCCCCTTCTATCATTGCTACTAAATCTTCAATCCAAATGATCTGTTCATGCGGATATTTAATTTTTGCATTAATAATACTCCGTTGATTATGTGCACCAAACGCTGAAATTTCTTTACTACAAGGGCACAATGACGTAACTGGAACTTTTACACCCATTGTAAAATCAAGTTTTTTATTCTTTTTATAGTTAGCTTTAAACACACACTCAATGTCAAGTAAACTTTTCAGCCCACTGACCGGTGCTTCTTTTTCAATAAAATATTTAAACTGCAATTGTAAATGAGCAGAATTAGCTTCTAACTTTTCCGTTGTATCATGTAAAATTTGCTCCATCTCTTTAGAGCCAACCGGCTTTTGACTCCACTCACTCAGTATTTCCACAAAACGACTCATATGAGTTCCTTTATATTGGTGTGGTAAATCAACAGTTAGTTTTATTTTCGCTAAAACCGATTGAAACGAACCATTTTTTGTTTTTATTAAAAAAGGCAAAAAAACATCATTAATTCCTACCTTTTGAATTGCAATGCCTCTATCATCAAGTTTGTTTTGAACATCTTTCAATAAGCTCACTCCATTTATTTCATTTGTATTTAATTGGATCACTAATACCAGCTTCCTCGAAGCCTTTTAATCTTAACAAACAACTATCACAAACTCCACAGGCTTTATCTGTACCACTGTAACAACTATGTGTTAATTGTAATGGTGCCTTTAAACTATTACCTAACAAAACAATTTCTTTCTTTGTTAAAT includes:
- a CDS encoding flippase-like domain-containing protein is translated as MNKFYKRIFCLIMLIGIISGSVIYFTVDINTFSNLYSFKPWSIFAAILVLAIGLILDGTRLMHLVRISNEDIKFSQAVQVVFGNYFLALLTPGATGGAVAQLIFLRKAGIPTGKATVFVIVRTLVSIFFLLCCMPIIFYFDNNLLPWLSQEQLTIISIVVIIGIMLLVGAFKTTLPSYLVLKLTKRFSYQRRRSVYAFYRDLRAAVLLLSAAPLSMLRVFFESGLSLIALYSVVPILFLGLDANVDWLLVMGRMCFLNILLYFAPTPGGSGIAEGGFVLLFGDLVPAGTVGIAAVVWRIIVEYLPFTIGFYYTVKVFGKDFISKQLK
- a CDS encoding ChbG/HpnK family deacetylase; this translates as MKKLIINADDFALHHSVNKGIITASEEGVLTSTSIIPSGAFFDEAVKMAILNKKIGIGVHLTLVHERPILPIAKVKSLITTKNLFHNNYLEFIKKMLNNEINYQEVYAELSAQIKAVQKTGITITHLDSHQHLHILPKITDIVLQLAQEYNIKSIRIPDEALFFTGGYPWTVNRMIGRTGLSILAKMARLKIGKKLFMPDHFFGMLAGGNMKEEYLLQIIKNLPAGITEIMMHPAESDFEMKKHYYWDYCWQDELKALLSERIKKEIKAQKIELISFGDLVNE
- a CDS encoding GTP cyclohydrolase I FolE2; the protein is MKDVQNKLDDRGIAIQKVGINDVFLPFLIKTKNGSFQSVLAKIKLTVDLPHQYKGTHMSRFVEILSEWSQKPVGSKEMEQILHDTTEKLEANSAHLQLQFKYFIEKEAPVSGLKSLLDIECVFKANYKKNKKLDFTMGVKVPVTSLCPCSKEISAFGAHNQRSIINAKIKYPHEQIIWIEDLVAMIEGEASCPIYPLLKREDEKYVTEFAYNNPKFVEDILRDLVLSFRTLQSLVWFEIECENYESIHNHSAYASHVEFID